The sequence TGAACAGGTCGCCCGTCAGGCGAATGTGACGATAAGTCATGAGACCAAGCCTGTGGTCATCGAAGGCGTGTCGCGCTTGATTGACGAGCTCATCTATAATCTGGCGAGCAACGCCATCCGCTACAATCGACCCGGCGGTGCGGTTACGCTGCAGTGCGGCACCAACGACGAAGGCCATCCGTTCCTTGCGGTCGCCGACACGGGAATCGGTATCGCGCCTGAAGAACAGGGCAAGGTATTTGAGCGGTTCTATCGCGTGGACAAGAGTAGGTCCAAGGCGCGCGGCGGAACCGGTCTGGGGCTTGCAATTGTCAAGCATGCGGCCCTGTATCATCACGCCACGCTCGATCTGTCGAGCGAGTTGGGCGTGGGAACCACCATTACGGTGACGTTTCCCATACGGCAGGACGAGCCATTCGCATAGCGATACAACATAGATATTGATGCAGACGCCGCATTTGACTTTCGGGTGCGGCGTTGTTGTGCAATTTTACGATTGCTTCCGACATTTTTACAGGAGAGCCTGTTTCTTATGTATAGAGTTTGGTCTCGGTAAAAAGATGCGATAACATACGGACAGTTTTGTCAATCCGAACTGGGGAAATGAAAGGCAAGCTGCATGACCCTTCTCGAACTGTTCCAGCTGCTGAAGAAGCACCTTAAGCTGGTCATCACCCTTCCGGTGGTCTGCGCGATCGCCATGGGCATCGTGTCCTTCGTTGCGATGGGCAACACCTACACCGCGACGACGAGCATGTACATTCTCGCCAAGACCGACGATAGCGGTCAGATGAGCTACAACGATCTCTCGGCGAGCCAGATGCTTTCCAACGATATCGCCACGCTGCTGGATAGCGATAGCGTTAAGAGCGGTGCTGCCAATGAGCTGGGCCTTGCTGACCTGGATGACTACAAGGTGTCTGTTTCCTCCGAGACCACCACGCGTGTCATTACGCTTTCGGTTACCGGCACCGATGCCAAGGAGACGGCTAAGGTCGCAAAGGCCATGGCCAGCTCGGTGAGTACGGTCGCTCAGAACGTCGGCGCTGCCCAGAGCATCAACGTTATCGACGAGGCTAAGACTCCCGAAGTCCCCAGCGGCCCCAAGCGTATGCTGTACGTTGCTGTCGCGTTCCTCGCGGGCATCTTTATCGCAGTTGCCTATGTCGTTTTGGCAGACATGCTCAACACCCGCATCCGCGGTGCCGAAGAGGCAGAAGAGCTCCTGGGCATTCCCGTTGTTGGCCGAATTCCGGCTATGAAAGGTGGTAAATAGGCATGGCTAAGGCAAAGAACACCGATAAGCTCGTTGTACAGAATGCCGCCAAGACCCTTCTGGCCAACATCCGCTTTGCGAGCGTGGACGACCCCATTCGCACCATCACCGTTACGTCCTCGATTCCCAACGAGGGCAAGTCTACGGTTTCCATCAACCTTGCCCAGGCTATCGCCACCAGCGGCAAGAGCGTCCTGCTGGTCGAGGCTGATATGCGTCGCAGGTCCCTTGCCGATATGCTTGGCGTCCGCTCCCGCGGCGGACTCTATGCAGTCCTTTCCGAGCAGGTTTCTATTGACCAGGCGATTGTCGAGACGGGGCAGAAGAACTTCTACTTCCTCGATGCCGAGCCGCATATTCCCAATCCTGCCGACATCATCGTCTCTCACCGCTTTGCCAAGCTGGTAAAGGCACTGTCCGCCAAGTTCCAGTACGTTATCTTTGATGCTCCCCCGGTCGGCACCTTCATCGATGCTGCCGAGATCGCAAGTCTGACCGACGGTGCGCTTTTTGTCGTGCGTGAGGATTTCACCAAGCGCGAGGAGGCGCTCAACGCCATCGGTCAGCTTAAGAAGTCCGAGAAGGTCAAGCTCATCGGTACCGTTATGAACTACTGCGAGACCGAGACCAGCGAGTACTACTACTCCTACTACACCAAGGACGGTAAGAAGGTGAAGAAGGGCTCCGACGATCAGGGGACTTCCAAAAAGGGCATCTTCACCAACCGAGCAAACGTTTAGTTGATTAAGGCTGACCTATGCGTGACATTCATTGCCATATCTTGCCGGGTGTAGACGACGGCGCCGCCGATCTCGATGAGAGCTTGGCGATGCTCGAGGCTGCCAAGCGGGCCGGTGTAACCAGAATCGTTTGCACTCCTCACTGCCGTGATCCCTATTTTGATTACGACAAGATGTGGGATGCCTTTGAGCTGCTGCGTGATAACGCTGACGGTTTTCCGCTCCAGATGGGCTTCGAGGTCAACCATCGAAAGCTCGTTGAGCTTGGTATCGATGCCGCGGAGCACTTGCATTTCGATGGGACCAACGAGTTTCTGCTCGAACTTTCGACGCATGCCGATGCGTATGCGTTTAGAGAGTACGAGAACACGATTTACGATTTGCAGTGCCGTGGCTACCAGGTGATCATCGCTCATCCTGAGCGCTATCGTGCGGTTCAAAAGGATGTAAGCGTGGCGGAGCGTCTGGTCGATATGGGCTGCAAGCTGCAGGCTTCGGCGGACTTTATTGCCGGCGGTCGCTTTGGTCGCGAGAAAAAGCCGGCACAGCGCCTGTTCGATCAGAACCTGTACAGCTTCATCGCGAGCGATGCCCATAACGTGGGTCATTACGACTGCCTGGCGAAGGCTCGCGCGAAGTTTAGCGTACGCGGAGCTCATTTTCGCTAAAATCTGTCCCTAACGTTCGCATTGAATGAAAGGGCAGCCATGGATATCCAACTTAAGACGGGATGCTTTGATGACGCGGCGTTGGTGCGCCGCGTCGTTTTTATGGACGAGCAGGGCTACGAGAATGAGTTCGACGCTATCGACGAGGATCCAAACTGCATTCATGTGACGCTCTATGTAGACGGCGAGCTTGCCGGTTGCTCGCGCGTGTTTCCCGAAGAGCTTGAGCGCGTGGCTGACGCAGAGGCCCCGGTGTTGCCGGCATGCGACATGGACGAAGGCGTTGCGGCGGGGGAGACCTACATTATGGGGCGCGTCGCCGTGCTGCCGGCTATGCGTCGTCGCGGACTGGCGAGTGCGATCGTGGAGACCAGTGCTTCGTGTGCACGCGATGCCGGCGCTAAGCTTATTAAGCTGCATGCGCAGGAATACGTGTTGCCGCTCTATGCAAAGGCGGGCTACACGCAAATTGCCCCGGTAGATTACGAAGACGAGGGCCAGCCCCATGTCTGGATGGCCAAGCGCGTAGATGGCAGATAGGGACGTTCCTTTTCTGCCGGCAGCTGGGGACACTCCTTGGCAATTGACGCATTGGAGCGCTCGGACATACAGTTTTTCGATTCCGTATGTATATATGCGCGCTATTGGGTTATAAAATCTAAGTCTGAACATAGCAGGTCTGCGATGCGGCTCGGGCAACCGGGCCGTTTTTGCGGACGGGGGTAGCGCGAAAGGACTGCACATGCGTCAATTTAAGACCGAGAGCAAAAAACTGCTCGACCTCATGATCAACTCCATCTACACCAATAAGGAAATCTTCCTGCGCGAGCTTATCTCTAACGCGAGCGACGCCGTCGACAAGCTCAACTTTAAGAGCCTGCAGGACCCGAGCGTCAAGATCAACCAGGGCGACCTAGCTATTCGCGTCTCCTTTGATAAAGACGCCCGCACCATTACTATCTCGGATAACGGCATTGGCATGACCGCCGAGGAGCTCGAGCGCAATCTGGGCACCATCGCCCATTCCGGCTCCGAGGAGTTTAAGACCGAGAACGCTGAGCAGCAGGGTTCGGATGTCGACATCATCGGCCAGTTTGGCGTGGGCTTCTACTCGGCTTTTATGGTCGCCAGCCACGTGAAGGTCGTGAGCCGCGCCTATGGCGAGGATGTCGCCCATGTGTGGGAATCCGACGGTCTTGAGGGCTACACCATCGAGGACGGCGAGCGCGCCGAGCACGGTACCGATGTCATCCTGACGCTGCGCGAGAACGAGAAGCTCGATGCCGACGGCGAGGCCGAGACCTACGATCGCTTCCTGACCGAGTGGGGTCTCAAGAGCCTGATTCAGCAGTACAGCAACTATGTGCGCTACCCGATTCAGATGATGGTGTCCAAAAGCCGCCAGAAACCCAAGCCCGAGGACGCCGGCGACGATTACAAGCCCGAGTACGAGGACTACCAGGAGCTTGAGACCGTCAATTCCATGACACCGATCTGGAAGAAGCGCAGCTCCGATGTCGAGCAGAAGGACTACGACGAGTTCTACAAGTCCACGTTCCACGACTTTGACGATCCTGCGCGCACCATCAGCTTCCATGCCGAGGGCACGCTCGAGTATGACGCCCTGCTGTTTGTGCCGGGCCGCGCGCCGTTCGATCTGTACAGCAAGGATTACGAGAAGGGTCTGGCGCTCTACAGCTCCAACGTTCTGATTATGGAGAAGTGCGACGACCTGCTGCCCGACTACTACAACTTTGTCCGCGGCGTCGTGGATTCCGCCGACGTGTCGCTCAACATCTCGCGTGAGACGCTGCAGCAGAACCGTCAGCTCAAGGCCATCGCCAAGCGTGTGGAAAAGAAGATCACCGCTGACCTTGAGGATATGCGTGACAACGACCGCGAGGCCTACGAGAAGTTCTTTGAGAACTTTGGCCGCGGCCTTAAGTACGGCATCTACTCGAGCTATGGCATGAAGGCCGATGAGCTCGCCGACCTGTTGCTGTTCTGGTCTGCCAAGGAACAGAAGATGATTACCCTGGCCGAGTATGCCAAGGGCATGCCCGAGGATCAGAAGGCCATCTACTACGCCGCCGGCGATTCGCGCGAGCGCTTGGCCAAGATGCCCGTGGTAAAGGGCGTGCTCGACCGCGGCTATGACGTGCTGCTGCTGACGCAGGATGTGGATGAGTTCACGTTCCAGGCCATGCGTGAGTACGTTGCCGCCGATATGCCCAAGATCTACGAGGACGATGCTGCCCGCGAGGCTGCCGAGAAGGCTGTGGCCGACGGTGCCGAGCCCGAGGTCGAGGATCGTCATCTGGAGCTCAAGAACGTCGCGACCGGCGATCTTGACCTGGCGACCGAGGACGAGAAGAAGGAGGCCGAGGACGCCACCAAGGAAAACGAGGACCTCTTTAGCGCTATGAAGGAGGCGCTCGGTGACAAGGTCGAGAAAGTTGCCGTCTCCGCGCGCCTGACCGATGCCCCCGCTTGCATCACCACCGAGGGTCCGCTTTCGCTTGAGATGGAGAAGGTGCTCCAGAAGGGACCCGAGGGCGCGCCCGACGGCATGCCCAAGAGCCAACGCGTGCTCGAGCTCAACGCCAAGCACCCGGTCTTTTCCAAGCTCGTCGCCGCTCAGAAGGCGGGCGACGCCGACAAGATCAAGCAGTACTCCGGTTTGCTCTATGACCAGGCCCTGCTGGTCGAGGGCATCCTCCCCGAGGATCCCGTAGCCTTCGCGGCGGCTGTCTGCAACTTGATGTAGTTAGGTAGTTACGCGGTTTTACCAAACCGCGTAACAGCTCGACGCTGCCCTCAGTTCCGCCGTTCTAACGAACGGCGGACCAGTCGACGCTGCGCGGGCGCCAGAGCGACAACTTGTCATTCAAAGAGGACGGCATGACCAGAAGGTCTATGCCGTCCTCTTTTCATGCCAATTTGTTCGCTCTGGCGCCCGCTCGCTGGCATTGCAAAAACATCGACGTTGCCGTGGTCCTAAGTAGTCATTGGGGACGTTTTTGTTTGACTAGTCGTTTAAGAACGTCCCCGATGACTATTTGAATTGCTAATTTGTGCGGGTTGTGGTTTTGTGACCTGCTGAAATTTAGGATACTGTACATCTGTACGTTAACTCATCTTCGTAGTATATTGCTACCCGCAAAACTCAACACCATTGTGCTTTGAGACGTTAAAGCGCCTACTACAATGGTTGTCGATAGTACGATTCGATTTAACGACAGGATGGATGGTCCAAGCGTGAGTCTCGGCAGCAAACTATCCAATGCAAAGGTGTCCTTTGCGATATTTAAGCGCGACATTAAGCGACTGCTTGTGAACCCCGTCGCCCTGGTGGTTACCCTAGGCGTGTGCGTTATTCCCTCGCTGTATGCCTGGTATAACATCGTGGCAAACTGGGATCCGTATGGAAACACCCAAGGCATCAAGATTGCTATCGCCAACAACGATCGAGGCACCCAAAACGACTTGGTGGGTGAGCTCAACGCTGGCGACAAAGTGGTCGACCAGCTCAAGGAGAATCATCAGTTGGGCTGGACGTTCGTCGACTCGACGGCCGATGCCAAGGAGGGCGTCGAGAGCGGCGAGTACTATGCCGCTATCGTGATTCCCAAGAACTTCTCGGATAACCTGGTTTCGATGCTCGACGGCAACTACCATCAGCCCAAGCTCACGTACTACGTCAATGAGAAGAAGAGCGCCA is a genomic window of Collinsella aerofaciens containing:
- a CDS encoding YveK family protein, yielding MTLLELFQLLKKHLKLVITLPVVCAIAMGIVSFVAMGNTYTATTSMYILAKTDDSGQMSYNDLSASQMLSNDIATLLDSDSVKSGAANELGLADLDDYKVSVSSETTTRVITLSVTGTDAKETAKVAKAMASSVSTVAQNVGAAQSINVIDEAKTPEVPSGPKRMLYVAVAFLAGIFIAVAYVVLADMLNTRIRGAEEAEELLGIPVVGRIPAMKGGK
- a CDS encoding CpsD/CapB family tyrosine-protein kinase; the encoded protein is MAKAKNTDKLVVQNAAKTLLANIRFASVDDPIRTITVTSSIPNEGKSTVSINLAQAIATSGKSVLLVEADMRRRSLADMLGVRSRGGLYAVLSEQVSIDQAIVETGQKNFYFLDAEPHIPNPADIIVSHRFAKLVKALSAKFQYVIFDAPPVGTFIDAAEIASLTDGALFVVREDFTKREEALNAIGQLKKSEKVKLIGTVMNYCETETSEYYYSYYTKDGKKVKKGSDDQGTSKKGIFTNRANV
- a CDS encoding tyrosine-protein phosphatase, producing MRDIHCHILPGVDDGAADLDESLAMLEAAKRAGVTRIVCTPHCRDPYFDYDKMWDAFELLRDNADGFPLQMGFEVNHRKLVELGIDAAEHLHFDGTNEFLLELSTHADAYAFREYENTIYDLQCRGYQVIIAHPERYRAVQKDVSVAERLVDMGCKLQASADFIAGGRFGREKKPAQRLFDQNLYSFIASDAHNVGHYDCLAKARAKFSVRGAHFR
- a CDS encoding GNAT family N-acetyltransferase, giving the protein MDIQLKTGCFDDAALVRRVVFMDEQGYENEFDAIDEDPNCIHVTLYVDGELAGCSRVFPEELERVADAEAPVLPACDMDEGVAAGETYIMGRVAVLPAMRRRGLASAIVETSASCARDAGAKLIKLHAQEYVLPLYAKAGYTQIAPVDYEDEGQPHVWMAKRVDGR
- the htpG gene encoding molecular chaperone HtpG, whose translation is MRQFKTESKKLLDLMINSIYTNKEIFLRELISNASDAVDKLNFKSLQDPSVKINQGDLAIRVSFDKDARTITISDNGIGMTAEELERNLGTIAHSGSEEFKTENAEQQGSDVDIIGQFGVGFYSAFMVASHVKVVSRAYGEDVAHVWESDGLEGYTIEDGERAEHGTDVILTLRENEKLDADGEAETYDRFLTEWGLKSLIQQYSNYVRYPIQMMVSKSRQKPKPEDAGDDYKPEYEDYQELETVNSMTPIWKKRSSDVEQKDYDEFYKSTFHDFDDPARTISFHAEGTLEYDALLFVPGRAPFDLYSKDYEKGLALYSSNVLIMEKCDDLLPDYYNFVRGVVDSADVSLNISRETLQQNRQLKAIAKRVEKKITADLEDMRDNDREAYEKFFENFGRGLKYGIYSSYGMKADELADLLLFWSAKEQKMITLAEYAKGMPEDQKAIYYAAGDSRERLAKMPVVKGVLDRGYDVLLLTQDVDEFTFQAMREYVAADMPKIYEDDAAREAAEKAVADGAEPEVEDRHLELKNVATGDLDLATEDEKKEAEDATKENEDLFSAMKEALGDKVEKVAVSARLTDAPACITTEGPLSLEMEKVLQKGPEGAPDGMPKSQRVLELNAKHPVFSKLVAAQKAGDADKIKQYSGLLYDQALLVEGILPEDPVAFAAAVCNLM